The following coding sequences lie in one Cryptococcus neoformans var. neoformans B-3501A chromosome 2, whole genome shotgun sequence genomic window:
- a CDS encoding hypothetical protein (Match to EST gb|CF192610.1|CF192610; HMMPfam hit to MR_MLE, Mandelate racemase / muconate lactonizing enzyme, C-terminal domain, score: 11.1, E(): 6.5e-08) has protein sequence MPKQWPTIVKLETFIPSAHGSGGDYHRQGGDHWIVQGNISCPMHKYEEYKVSRTSWGIGVLGSIFVKVHASDGTVGYATGFGGPPACWLIEEHFKRFIVGQDPRDTNKMWDQMFRASMFYGRKGLPLAAISVVDLAIWDLLGKIRGEPIYKMIGGRTKKDIPLYLTGPRPEVAKKLGFWGSKVALPHGPPDGHEGIRKNVEYLKACKEAVGPDYPVQVDCYMSLDVPYTIALVKACEKAGVEINWWEEVLHPDDFDGHIKLKEALPYVKFTTGEHEYSKYGFRKLIENRAVDIIQPDVMWLGGLTELIKVAAMAAAYDIPVVPHGSGPYSFQAIMSFPNSDFCEYIANSPDGKSIEPSFGNLFLNEVLPRNGRVDLTDEPGFGLELNPSAELVPYKSFFTPSKSLGAAGEVEDDGKAKVNGKH, from the exons ATGCCTAAGCAGTGGCCTACTATC GTTAAGCTTGAGACTTTCATTCCCAGTGCCCATGGTTCTGGTGGTGACTATCACCG CCAAGGCGGTGATCACTGGA TCGTCCAAGGGAACATTTCATGTCCTATGCACAAATACGAAGAGTACAAAGTCTCCCGCACTTCATGGGGCATTGGCGTCCTCGGTAGTATTTTCG TGAAGGTACATGCCTCTGATGGTACTGTCGGTTATGCGACTGGTTTCGGTGGCCCCCCCGCCTGTTGGCTCATCGAAGAGCATTTCAAACGATTCATCGTCGGCCAAGATCCTCGAGATACCAACAAAATGTGGGATCAGATGTTCCGAGCTTCCATGTTCTACGGCCGAAAAG GTCTCCCTCTTGCTGCCATCTCCGTTGTCGATCTCGCCATTTGGGATCTCCTCGGCAAGATTCGTGGTGAACCTATCTACAAAATGATCGGTGGTCGAACCAAGAAAGATATTCCTCTCTACCTTACCGGTCCCCGTCCTGAAGTCGCCAAGAAGCTCGGTTTCTGGGGATCCAAGGTCGCCCTCCCTCATGGCCCTCCCGACGGACATGAAGGTATCAGGAAGAATGTGGAATATTTAAAGGCATGTAAGGAGGCGGTCGGGCCGGATTACCCTGTGCAGGTGGACTGTTATATGAGTCTGGATGTGCCTTATACTATTGCGCTGGTCAAA GCTTGTGAGAAAGCCGGCGTCGAGATTAACTGGTGGGAAGAGGTTCTTCACCCTGACGACTTCGACGGGCatatcaagctcaaggaagCTCTTCCTTATGTCAAATTCACAACTGGCGAACATGAGTATTCCAA GTATGGTTTCCGAAAACTCATTGAAAATCGCGCTGTAGACATCATCCAACCCGATGTAATGTGGCTCGGTGGTCTTACCGAGCTGATCAAAGTTGCCGC GATGGCCGCTGCATACGATATCCCCGTCGTTCCCCATGGTTCTGGTCCATATTCTTTCCAAGCTATCATGTCTTTCCCCAACTCTGATTTCTGCGAGTACATC GCTAACTCTCCGGACGGAAAATCCATTGAACCCTCTTTTGGTAACTTATTCCTCAACGAAGTCCTCCCCCGCAATGGCCGTGTCGACCTCACGGACGAACCCGGATTTGGCCTTGAACTCAACCCTTCCGCCGAGCTTGTGCCCTATAAGAGCTTCTTCACACCTTCCAAGAGTTTGGGTGCTGCTGGAGAAGTTGAGGACGATGGCAAGGCGAAGGTTAATGGCAAGCATTAA
- a CDS encoding hypothetical protein (Match to EST gb|CF189277.1|CF189277; HMMPfam hit to ABC_tran, ABC transporter, score: 172.2, E(): 1.1e-48; HMMPfam hit to PDR_CDR, CDR ABC transporter, score: 270.9, E(): 2.1e-78), which produces MAFAGVGAMGPYDRTEHSAGAALNRTTSRSHYYDDHPNDNLPSPTDEYRNRELGQLARSWSRRSQTGALGPGFSQAPQGESIAEELTGDVFTYQKDSDLDPFSSNFNPKKWTKLMFRAHETTSPPRKAGLSFKNLGVFGYGSDADYQKTVGNLALAGLGALRDLIGNRKRKVQILNGIDGVIEAGEMLVVLGPPGSGCSTMLKTIAGEMNGIYIDESSELNYRGITPKQMYGQFRGEAIYTAEVDVHFPNLTVGQTLSFAAEARAPRHTPNGIPKKDYAKHLRDVVMSVFGITHTLNTIVGNDFVRGVSGGERKRVTIAEAALAGAPLQCWDNSTRGLDSANAIEFCKNLRINADYMDISSVVAIYQAPQRAYDLFDKVSVLYEGEQIFFGKCTEAKQFFVDMGFHCPSQQTVPDFLTSLTSASERTPREGFEGKVPTTPQEFAAAWKKSNKYAELQEQIAQFEQKYPVHGENYDKFLESRRAQQSKHLRAKSPYTLSYGGQVKLCLRRGFQRLRADPSLTLTQLFGNFIMALIVGSVFYNMPSNTTSFYSRGALLFFAILMSAFGSALEILILYAQRGIVEKHSRYAFYHPSTEAIASALTDIPYKVLNCICFNLALYFMANLRREPGPFFFFMLISFTLTMVMSMFFRSIASLSRSLTQALAPAAIMILALVIYTGFAINVQNMRGWARWINYLDPIAYGFESLMINEFHDREYACSVFVPTGPGYEGATGEERVCSTVGSVAGSSVVNGDAYINGSYEYYHAHKWRNFGILIGFFLFLTAVYLLATELITAKKSKGEILVFPRGKIPRTLLAQSTASHNSDDPEPGKYAGGGNVQTKVTGADRADAGIIQRQTAIFSWKDVVYDIKIKKEQRRILDHVDGWVKPGTLTALMGVSGAGKTTLLDVLATRVTMGVVTGEMLVDGQQRDISFQRKTGYVQQQDLHLETSTVREALRFSVLLRQPNHISKEEKFEYVEEVLKLLEMDAYADAVVGVPGTGLNVEQRKRLTIGVELVAKPALLLFLDEPTSGLDSQTSWNILLLLRKLTEHGQAILCTIHQPSAMLFEQFDRLLFLAKGGKTVYFGEVGKESRTLINYFERNGAEKCPPGENPAEWMLSAIGASPGSQCTTDWHQTWLNSPEREEVRRELARIKETNGGKGDAAKQDKTQEKSKAEIKAEYAEFAAPLWKQFIIVVWRVWQQHWRTPSYIWAKAALCIGSGLFIGFSFFKSGTSQQGLQNQLFSVFMLFTIFGQLVQQMLPNFVTQRSLYEVRERPSKTYSWKVFIMSNVIAEIPWSILMGVVIYFTWYYPIGYYRNAIPTDAVHLRGALMFLYIEMFMLFTSTFAIMIVAGIDTAETAGNIANLLFLMCLIFCGVLATKETFPHFWIFMYRVSPFTYLVEGMLGVAIANTNIVCADNELLTFNPPSGRTCGQYMSNYIAAAGGYLTNEDATTGCSFCSMSETNAFLAQFDIYYSHKWRDFGLLWIFVIFNAVAAVAIYYVARVPKNTGKEQASEPEQLEKSAGLETTEKRSRRSEST; this is translated from the exons ATGGCTTTCGCAGGTGTCGGGGCCATGGGGCCGTATGACCGTACCGAGCACTCGGCTGGCGCTGCTCTTAACCGCACGACCTCTCGAAGTCACTATTACGACGATCACCCCAACGACAATCTTCCCTCCCCCACCGACGAGTATCGTAATCGCGAACTCGGTCAGCTTGCTCGATCATGGTCTCGACGATCCCAGACTGGCGCTCTAGGTCCTGGATTTTCACAAGCCCCTCAAGGCGAGTCTATTGCCGAAGAACTTACTGGCGACGTCTTTACTTACCAGAAAGACTCTGATCTCGACCCGTTCTCTAGCAACTTCAATCCGAAGAAGTGGACGAAGTTGATGTTCCGCGCTCATGAGACAACATCCCCCCCGAGGAAGGCGGGACTGTCTTTCAAGAATTTAGGGGTCTTTGGATATGGGTCTGATGCCG ACTACCAAAAGACCGTTGGCAATCTAGCTCTCGCAGGACTGGGAGCTCTCAGAGACTTGATCGGCAACCGCAAGCGCAAAGTGCAGATTTTGAATGGGATTGACGGTGTGATCGAGGCTGGTGAAATGCTAGTGGTGTTGGGGCCTCCTGGAAG CGGTTGTTCAACTATGCTCAAGACGATTGCGGGAGAAATGAACGGTATATACATCGATGAGTCTTCGGAACTTAACTATCGAG GTATCACTCCCAAGCAGATGTATGGTCAATTTCGAGGAGAGGCTATCTACACCGCCGAAGTAGATGTGCACTTCCCCAATCTTACAGTAGGGCAGACTTTATC TTTCGCTGCCGAAGCTAGGGCTCCCCGTCATACACCCAATGGCATTCCTAAGAAGGACTACGCTAAACATCTGCGAGATGTCGTCATGTCTGTTTTTGGTATCACTCACACTCTCAACACGATCGTTGGTAATGACTTCGTTCGAGGTGTTAGTG GTGGTGAACGAAAACGAGTGACTATTGCCGAGGCTGCTCTTGCCGGTGCTCCTCTTCAGTGTTGGGATAACTCCACCCGAGGCCTTGACTCCGCCAACGCCATCGAATTCTGTAAAAATCTTCGTATCAACGCTGATTATATGGACATATCTTCCGTTGTCGCCATCTATCAAGCGCCTCAAAGGGCTTACGACCTCTTCGACAAGGTCTCCGTCCTCTATGAAGGCGAGCAAATTTTCTTCGGCAAGTGTACTGAGGCGAAGCAGTTTTTCGTCGACATGGGATTCCATTGCCCTTCCCAACAAACCGTTCCCGACTTCCTAACCTCTCTTACCAGTGCTTCCGAGCGAACTCCCCGAGAAGGTTtcgaaggcaaggtacCAACTACACCTCAAGAATTTGCTGCTgcatggaagaagagtaacAAGTATGCCGAGCTCCAGGAGCAGATTGCGCAGTTTGAGCAAAAATATCCAGTTCATGGCGAGAACTACGATAAGTTCTTGGAATCTCGAAGGGCACAACAGTCGAAACATCT CCGGGCTAAGTCTCCTTATACCCTTTCCTACGGTGGCCAAGTAAAGCTCTGTCTTCGACGAGGCTTCCAGCGTCTGAGGGCGGATCCCAGTTTGACTCTTACCCAGTTGTTCGGTAACTTTATCATGGCTCTGATCGTAGGCTCTGTTTTCTATAACATGC CGTCAAATACCACCAGTTTCTACTCTCGAGGCGCTTTGTTGTTTTTTGCCATCTTGATGAGTGCTTTCGGTTCTGCACTTGAA ATTCTTATCCTATACGCTCAACGAGGGATCGTGGAGAAGCATTCACGATACGCCTTTTATCACCCGTCAACCGAAGCTATCGCATCTGCCCTTACCGATATACCGTATAAAGTCCTTAACTGTATCTGCTTCAACTTGGCGTTGTATTTCATGGCCAATCTTCGACGAGAGCCTG GGccatttttcttctttatGCTCATCAGTTTCACCCTTACTATGGTCATGTCCATGTTCTTCCGGTCTATCGCCAGCCTTAGTCGATCCTTGACCCAAGCTCTTGCGCCCGCGGCTATCATGATCCTCGCCCTCGTCATTTACACTGGTTTTGCGATCAATGTCCAGAACATGCGCGGCTGGGCTCGATGGATCAACTATCTTGACCCTATTGCTTATGGTTTTGAAAGCTTGATGATCAATGAGTTCCATGATCGAGAGTATGCTTGTTCCGTGTTCGTGCCTACGGGCCCTGGATATGAGGGAGCTACAGGTGAAGAGCGCGTCTGTTCTACCGTTGGTTCCGTTGCCGGATCTTCTGTGGTGAACGGTGACGCATATATCAATGGGTCGTACGAGTATTACCACGCTCATAAATGGAGGAATTTCGGTATCCTTATAggtttcttccttttcctgaCCGCTGTCTACCTACTTGCCACTG AGCTGATTACCGCCAAGAAATCAAAAGGTGAAATCCTCGTGTTCCCGCGTGGCAAAATCCCTCGCACTCTTCTAGCCCAATCGACTGCCTCGCATAACTCTGACGACCCTGAACCTGGAAAGTACGCTGGAGGAGGCAACGTACAAACGAAAGTTACAGGAGCAGACCGAGCAGATGCTGGTATCATCCAGCGACAAAcagccatcttctcttggAAAGATGTCGTTTACGATatcaaaatcaaaaaagAGCAAAGAAGGATTCTGGATCATGTTGATGGATGGGTAAAGCCTGGAACTCTCACAGCCCTCATG GGTGTATCTGGTGCCGGTAAAACCACGCTGCTTGACGTCTTGGCCACCCGTGTTACAATGGGTGTAGTTACTGGTGAGATGCTCGTTGACGGTCAGCAACGAGACATCTCTTTCCAACGAAAGACTGGTTATGTTCAACAGCAAGACCTCCACCTCGAGACCAGCACCGTTCGAGAAGCCCTTCGTTTCAGTGTTCTCCTTCGGCAGCCTAATCACATTagcaaggaggagaagtTTGAGTATGTGGAAGAGGTCTTGAAActtttggagatggatgcGTACGCCGATGCTGTCGTTGGTGTACCTGGTACTG GTCTTAATGTCGAACAACGGAAACGTCTCACCATCGGCGTCGAGCTCGTCGCTAAGCCtgccctccttcttttccttgacgAACCCACCTCTGGTCTTGATTCTCAAACTTCTTGGAatattcttctcctcctccgcaAACTCACTGAGCACGGTCAAGCTATCCTCTGTACAATCCACCAGCCTTCCGCCATGTTGTTTGAGCAATTCGAccgtcttcttttccttgccaagGGCGGCAAAACCGTCTATTTTGGCGAAGTAGGCAAAGAGTCAAGGACGTTAATCAATTACTTTGAAAGAAATGGCGCTGAGAAATGTCCTCCTGGAGAGAACCCGGCGGAATGGATGTTGTCAGCTATCGGTGCTTCGCCCGGCTCCCAGTGCACTACCGACTGGCATCAAACGTGGCTCAACAGTCCTGAGCGAGAAGAGGTCCGACGTGAGCTTGCTCGTATTAAAGAGACCAacggagggaagggagatgCTGCGAAGCAGGATAAGACCCAGGAGAAGAGTAAGGCTGAGATCAAGGCAGAATACGCAGAGTTTGCCGCGCCGTTGTGGAAGCAATTTATCATTGTTGTTTGGCGAGTTTGGCAACAGCACTGGAGGACGCCGAGTTATATCTGGGCTAAGGCTGCACTCTGCATTGGTTCC GGGCTTTTCATTGGCTTTAGTTTCTTCAAGAGTGGAACCTCGCAACAGGGCCTACAGAACCAGCTTTTCTCCGTCTTCATG CTCTTTACTATTTTCGGTCAACTTGTCCAGCAGATGTTACCCAACTTC GTGACACAAAGGAGCCTGTACGAAGTGAGAGAGCGACCGTCAAAGACATATTCTTGGAAAGTCTTCATCATGAGCAATGTCATCGCTGAAATTCCTTGGTCCA TCTTGATGGGTGTTGTCATTTACTTCACCTGGTACTATCCTATTGGCTACTATCGAAACGCGATTCCAACAGACGCTGTACATCTCCGTGGTGCTCTCATGTTCCTCTACATTGAGATGTTCATGCTCTTCACATCGACTTTCGCAATTATGATTGTGGCAGGTATAGATACGGCGGAGACAGCTGGTAACATTGCgaaccttctcttcttaaTGTGCCTTATCTTCTGCGG TGTTCTCGCAACTAAAGAGACTTTCCCCCACTTCTGGATCTTCATGTACCGAGTATCGCCGTTCACGTATCTGGTCGAGGGTATGTTGGGTGTGGCCATCGCCAATACCAACATCGTCTGTGCCGACAATGAGTTGTTAACGTTTAATCCGCCTTCCGGACGGACTTGCGGACAATACATGTCAAATTACATCGCAGCTGCTGGAGGATATTTGACCAACGAGGATGCCACGACTGGGTGCAGTTTCTGTTCCATGAGTGAGACGAATGCCTTCTTGGCTCAGTTTGATATCTATTATAGCCATAA GTGGAGAGACTTCGGTCTTCTTTGGATCTTCGTGATCTTCAATGCGGTGGCCGCTGTTGCTATCTATTACGTTGCTCGGGTG CCTAAGAACACTGGAAAAGAGCAAGCGTCCGAGCCTGAACaattggagaagagtgCAGGGCTTGAGACCACAGAGAAGCGGAGCAGGAGATCGGAGTCAACGTAA
- a CDS encoding hypothetical protein (Match to EST gb|CF193489.1|CF193489), whose translation MSEPKEETASAKISPLMGEDNYSDWSFDIQAYLLGLCLMSTLHETPVLHIPVTVPTGDPNQSPRVLTTDELNTLNAKIQNQHRAYSIVIRYLSPQVKAALSAEVKNLLEPNPKLLWEELNRSYSKATGHRVGELYSILWTTRIPEGADPRPYLATLRSALAQLKQTQSVDDQQCAYAMLHALPASFRPIKQLLWAQTKFSTSDVIAQVSGEWVRAQGDVAEEAGMALLAQSKSTVNSKRRKEKKGDNAGESQYCIWHGPSRHSSKDCWVEHRQKEIKAGKVAEAKLAEADTYKSDVSSAYLAQTTAPNLSSPSTTFVIDSGATDHMVSDPSLLHDVRHASTEHIRIGDGSLLPSTQRGSITIQGVDFHNVLVVPGLDWNLLSACRMPTGAQWLFTRRAALLLDASGKILLASDFSDKGLYTLQIGIVA comes from the exons ATGTCTGAGCCCAAGGAAGAAACGGCCTCGGCCAAGATTTCTCCGCTTATGGGGGAAGACAACTATAGTGATTGGAGTTTCGATATCCAAGCCTACCTCCTTGGACTCTGTCTTATGTCCACTCTTCATGAAACTCCTGTTCTTCATATCCCTGTCACAGTTCCTACCGGTGACCCCAACCAATCTCCTCGAGTTCTCACTACTGATGAGCTCAATACCCTCAATGCCAAAATTCAAAACCAACACCGGGCCTACTCCATCGTTATTCGATATCTTTCTCCCCAAGTAAAGGCTGCCTTATCAGCTGAGGTGAAAAATCTTCTTGAACCAAATCCCAAACTACTCTGGGAAGAGTTGAACCGATCATATTCAAAAGCCACTGGACATAGAGTTGGAGAACTTTACTCTATTCTCTGGACCACTCGAATTCCGGAAGGTGCCGATCCTCGTCCCTACCTTGCAACCCTTCGCTCTGCGCTCGCCCAACTGAAGCAGACACAGTCTGTCGATGACCAACAGTGTGCATATGCCATGTTACATGCTCTACCGGCGAGCTTCCGCCCAATCAAACAACTTCTGTGGGCTCAGACGAAGTTCTCCACTTCAGATGTTATTGCTCAGGTTTCTGGCGAGTGGGTCCGAGCCCAAGGAGATGTCGCAGAGGAGGCCGGGATGGCCCTATTGGCACAGTCGAAATCAACAGTGAATAgtaagagaaggaaagaaaaaaagggggacAATGCTGGGGAGAGTCAGTATTGTATCTGGCATGGTCCAAGTAGACACTCATCAAAGGACTGTTGGGTCGAACACCgtcaaaaagaaatcaaGGCAGGAAAGGTAGCCGAAGCTAAGCTAGCCGAGGCTGACACATACAAGTCGGATGTGTCATCTGCCTATTTGGCACAAACCACTGCACCCAACCTCTCTTcgccctccaccacctttgTCATCGACTCTGGCGCGACCGACCATATGGTCTCCGATCCCTCCCTCCTGCACGACGTCCGCCATGCCTCCACGGAACACATTCGCATCGGCGATGGATCCCTACTCCCGTCAACCCAAAGAGGCAGTATCACCATTCAAGGTGTTGACTTCCACAATGTCTTAGTGGTCCCTGGTCTTGACTGGAACCTCCTCTCCGCTTGTAGAATGCCTACCGGTGCGCAGTGGCTTTTCACCCGACGGGCTGCTCTCCTGCTCGACGCCTCTGGTAAAATCCTCCTAGCCTCTGATTTTTCCGACAAAGGGCTCTACACCCTTCAG ATTGGCATTGTCGCCTAG
- a CDS encoding hypothetical protein (HMMPfam hit to Fungal_trans, Fungal specific transcription factor domain, score: 59.6, E(): 8.5e-15), which translates to MPKVPSLRSQSFGGGDSQKPLIPPSLSITCAPCRGKKIKCDSTKPTCLNCAKSPDSCYYPPKQKPGLRPGTGMEMIKRVEYLEDRMEGYESRLAEYEARLSQIPINGPSFAFDQNHTPLSDPLLQSNPQGMYPPPPPSHLGHMSSNSLSGGIGISTQQLSTSVPSVISNPNPFPTDPSPSTTGGQFDRPSFNVSTSPNVNMSSPASFMDPHVLPSDDIVRDLIGLFFTHIHPWAPILSPSPPDFHPPWNIVHHAIVVVSLRLSRDPRIATSKQLIKQKAKQHVLAHAIESTSISSLQALALLALDLIGSDQGPSSWGILALLTRSAVHLGLSTEEDPNPWLGRTPMPSLSRTSIIPPPSTWHEDESRRRLFWLIFALDRYVCVSTGWDFALPDFDIKRRLPCSDSIWAQSEWYQTPLFRSVLHQEPIDLKLEDVSPMAYLVEALDLLGRAHTLQGEKIALGDARGLESRKDMTLTLTTTATRWFSMRPINRIHQPGMRFMIHAIYYSTLLKLNASYAYPALSNGEPQEPYVSTCLSSARSMAKLANTARSIGWVTASTPLFIWGCWVAARVLFVHAFLNHHTQPDEDFEEIIASLKEQSQYWDLATQYVKLLERAKRKWLNTLSTNSSSSLPDAIHVLLDLRRTAYSAVNTNAQETPHVSPPEPDLSQVPAWAVQPGLEDLYSWFDLPAGLFQGEATI; encoded by the exons ATGCCTAAGGTTCCGAGTCTGAGGTCACAATCCTTTGGCGGTGGTGACTCCCAGAAACCTCTTATTCCACCCTCGCTTTCAATCACCTGCGCACCGTGTCgaggcaagaagatca AGTGCGATTCAACTAAGCCCACGTGCTTGAATTGTGCGAAAAGCCCCGATAGCTGCTATTATCCTCCCAAACAAAAACCTGGATTGCGGCCGGGTACGGGTATGGAGATGATCAAACGTGTTG AATATTTAGAGGACCGAATGGAGGGTTATGAGTCTCGACTAGCCGAGTACGAAGCCCGTCTTTCCCAAATACCCATTAACGGGCCATCGTTCGCCTTCGACCAGAACCATACCCCTCTCTCCGATCCTTTACTCCAGTCCAATCCGCAAGGAATGTAtccccccccgcccccaAGCCATCTCGGACATATGTCTTCAAATTCCCTCTCAGGCGGTATCGGTATCTCCACCCAACAACTTTCCACTTCTGTACCGAGCGTCATATCGAACCCCAATCCATTCCCTACcgacccttctccttctacAACCGGCGGGCAGTTCGACCGCCCTTCATTCAACGTTTCCACATCCCCAAATGTCAACATGTCCTCTCCAGCGTCTTTCATGGACCCCCATGTCCTGCCTTCAGACGATATCGTCCGCGATCTCATcggtctcttcttcacccacATCCACCCTTGGGCGCCTATATTATCCCCTTCCCCACCCGACTTCCACCCGCCCTGGAATATAGTGCATCATGCCATTGTCGTTGTCTCTTTGAGGCTTTCAAGGGACCCAAGAATAGCCACGAGTAAACAGTTAATCAAGCAAAAGGCGAAACAGCACGTTCTTGCGCATGCTATCGAATCAacatccatctcatccctcCAAGCCCTCGCCCTTCTAGCTCTAGATCTAATAGGCTCCGATCAAGGCCCAAGCAGCTGGGGGATTCTCGCCCTTCTAACTCGGTCGGCGGTACATCTAGGATTATCGACAGAGGAGGACCCGAACCCTTGGCTAGGACGGACGCCGATGCCGAGCTTGAGTCGGACAAGTATCATCCCTCCCCCGTCGACATGGCATGAGGATGAGTCTAGAAGAAGGTTGTTTTGGTTAATTTTTGCCCTGGATAGATACGTCTGTGTTTCGACAGGGTGGGATTTTGCGCTGCCGGATTTTGATATCAAGAGGAGATTACCGTGCTCAGACTCTATCTGGGCACAGTCA GAATGGTATCAGACACCCCTATTCCGCTCCGTACTTCACCAAGAACCGATAGATCTGAAACTCGAAGATGTCAGCCCCATGGCCTATCTCGTCGAAGCGCTCGACTTGTTAGGAAGGGCACATACTCTCCAAGGGGAGAAGATCGCTCTCGGTGATGCCAGAGGGTTGGAGAGCAGGAAGGATATGACCTTGACTCTTACGACAACTGCTACGAGATGGTTCTCCATGAGACCCATTAATAGGATACATCAACCTGGGATGAGATTCATGATCCATGCGATCTATTATTC GACGTTACTCAAATTAAACGCTTCATACGCGTACCCCGCTCTATCCAACGGCGAACCACAAGAACCTTATGTCTCAACATGCCTCTCTTCCGCTCGTTCCATGGCTAAGCTCGCAAACACTGCTCGATCAATAGGCTGGGTGACAGCATCGACACCGCTGTTCATATGGGGATGTTGGGTTGCTGCGAGGGTACTGTTTG TTCACGCATTTTTGAACCATCATACTCAACCGGATGAGGATTTTGAAGAGATCATAGCATCATTGAAAGAGCAATCCCAGTATTGGGACCTTGCCA CACAATATGTCAAACTCCTCGAACGAGCCAAACGCAAATGGCTCAATACCCTCTCCACCaattcatcctcttcccttccgGACGCTATACATGTCCTTCTTGACTTGCGTCGCACGGCCTACTCGGCGGTTAACACCAACGCGCAAGAAACACCGCATGTTTCCCCTCCAGAGCCGGATTTGAGCCAGGTACCTGCCTGGGCGGTGCAGCCTGGTTTGGAGGATTTGTATAGCTGGTTTGATTTACCAGCGGGTTTGTTCCAGGGTGAGGCGACGATATGA
- a CDS encoding hypothetical protein (Match to EST gb|CF190447.1|CF190447; HMMPfam hit to adh_short, short chain dehydrogenase, score: 214.7, E(): 1.7e-61): MSFGLLQGKVVAITGCSTGIGRAIAIGAAKNGANVVLHHLGDSTASDIAQVQEECKQAGAKTVVVPGDIAEAKTANEIVSAAVSSFSRIDVLISNAGICPFHSFLDLPHPLWKRVQDVNLNGSFYVVQAVANQMAKQEPKGGSIVAVSSISALMGGGEQCHYTPTKAGIKSLMESCAIALGPMGIRCNSVLPGTIETNINKEDLSNPEKRADQIRRVPLGRLGKPEDLVGPTLFFASDLSNYCTGASVLVDGGMAISLQ, from the exons ATGTCCTTCGGTCTACTCCAGGGTAAAGTCGTCGCCATCACAGGCTGCTCAACAGGTATCGGGCGAGCCATTGCCATCG GCGCTGCAAAAAATGGGGCCAATGTCGTTCTGCACCATCTTGGGGATTCGACCGCTAGCGATATCGCTCAAGTCCAAGAAGAATGTAAACAAGCTGGCGCAAAGACTGTGGTGGTACCAGGCGACATTGCTGAAGCTAAAACTGCCAACGAG ATCGTCTCAGCCGccgtctcctccttctcccgcATCGACGTCCTCATTTCCAATGCCGGTATCTGCCCCTTCCACTCCTTTCTTGACCTTCCTCACCCTCTATGGAAACGCGTGCAAGATGTCAACCTAAACGGTTCTTTCTACGTTGTTCAAGCGGTTGCTAATCAGATGGCAAAGCAAGAGCCTAAAGGAGGGAGTATCGTTGCGGTGAGCAGTATCTCGGCTTTGATGGGCGGTGGCGAGCAGTGTCATTACACACCGACAAAAGCCGGAATCAAGAGTTTGATGGAGAGTTGTGCGATTGCGTTGGGGCCAATGGGGATTAGGTGTAACTCTGTTCTTCCTG GGACTATCGAAACGAACATCAACAAAGAAGACCTTTCCAACCCCGAGAAACGAGCAGACCAAATTCGACGTGTCCCCCTTGGCAGATTGGGTAAACCGGAAGATCTCGTAGGACCTACTCTATTCTTTGCGAGTGATTTGAGCAACTATTGCACCGGAGCGAGCGTGCTGGTAGATGGCGGAATGGCGATTTCTCTTCAGTAA